In the genome of Entelurus aequoreus isolate RoL-2023_Sb linkage group LG08, RoL_Eaeq_v1.1, whole genome shotgun sequence, one region contains:
- the LOC133655883 gene encoding nucleoside diphosphate kinase A-like isoform X1, whose product MGSGPSADGQTVGCAKCKQKIMAEPQERTFIAIKPDGVQRGIIGEVISRFERKGFKLIGMKMVQATEDLLMNHYIDLKDRPFFPTLINYMSSGPVVAMVWEGKGVVKTGRVMLGETNPADSKPGTIRGDFCIDVSKNIIHGSDSVESAKKEIGLWFKADELSSYTSCAFSWLY is encoded by the exons ATGGGATCCGGGCCGTCTGCGGACGGCCAAACAGTTGGTTGTGCTAAATGCAAGCAGAA AATCATGGCAGAGCCGCAGGAGCGCACCTTTATTGCCATCAAGCCTGATGGTGTGCAGAGAGGCATCATTGGGGAGGTCATTTCTAGATTTGAAAGGAAAGGTTTCAAATTGATTGGCATGAAAATGGTTCAA GCAACTGAGGATCTTCTTATGAACCACTACATTGACCTGAAAGACCGACCATTCTTCCCAACACTCATTAATTACATGAGTTCCGGTCCAgtagtcgccatg GTGTGGGAAGGCAAAGGTGTTGTCAAGACTGGCAGGGTGATGCTTGGTGAAACCAACCCTGCTGACTCTAAACCTGGAACCATCAGAGGAGACTTTTGCATTGATGTCAGCAA AAACATCATCCATGGCAGTGACTCTGTGGAAAGTGCTAAGAAGGAGATTGGCCTGTGGTTCAAAGCAGACGAACTGAGTAGCTACACTAGCTGTGCCTTCAGCTGGCTCTACTGA
- the LOC133655883 gene encoding nucleoside diphosphate kinase A-like isoform X2, translating into MAEPQERTFIAIKPDGVQRGIIGEVISRFERKGFKLIGMKMVQATEDLLMNHYIDLKDRPFFPTLINYMSSGPVVAMVWEGKGVVKTGRVMLGETNPADSKPGTIRGDFCIDVSKNIIHGSDSVESAKKEIGLWFKADELSSYTSCAFSWLY; encoded by the exons ATGGCAGAGCCGCAGGAGCGCACCTTTATTGCCATCAAGCCTGATGGTGTGCAGAGAGGCATCATTGGGGAGGTCATTTCTAGATTTGAAAGGAAAGGTTTCAAATTGATTGGCATGAAAATGGTTCAA GCAACTGAGGATCTTCTTATGAACCACTACATTGACCTGAAAGACCGACCATTCTTCCCAACACTCATTAATTACATGAGTTCCGGTCCAgtagtcgccatg GTGTGGGAAGGCAAAGGTGTTGTCAAGACTGGCAGGGTGATGCTTGGTGAAACCAACCCTGCTGACTCTAAACCTGGAACCATCAGAGGAGACTTTTGCATTGATGTCAGCAA AAACATCATCCATGGCAGTGACTCTGTGGAAAGTGCTAAGAAGGAGATTGGCCTGTGGTTCAAAGCAGACGAACTGAGTAGCTACACTAGCTGTGCCTTCAGCTGGCTCTACTGA